Proteins encoded together in one Candidatus Bathyarchaeota archaeon window:
- a CDS encoding metallophosphoesterase — translation MITLVKDYPALLHKQKQHKTLIIADLHLGWEINLAKKGIHIPSQMPKILQELLQLMNKTKPNTLIILGDVKHSIVKAEPSEWRDIPEFFKTIKTRVNDIQVIRGNHDGNLKPLLPPTVQLHPSTGITLNTTGLFHGHTWPAKKLLNCKTLIMGHAHPTVAFRDFLGFRITTPVWIKAKCNTEKLASAYLKGKHIKTNTNPTAIIQKKFNIKPRVKQLIIMPCFNDFLGGRPINKKRERKSYIGPILRSEAINRDKAEVYMLDGTFLGTIEQLKALN, via the coding sequence ATGATAACACTTGTAAAAGACTATCCAGCCCTCCTCCACAAACAAAAACAACACAAAACCCTCATCATCGCAGATCTTCACCTAGGCTGGGAAATAAACCTCGCGAAAAAAGGCATCCACATCCCGTCACAAATGCCAAAAATCCTTCAAGAACTCCTTCAACTGATGAACAAAACAAAACCAAACACCCTCATAATCCTGGGAGACGTAAAACACAGCATAGTAAAAGCAGAGCCAAGCGAATGGCGAGACATACCTGAATTCTTCAAAACCATAAAAACCAGGGTCAACGACATCCAAGTCATCCGCGGAAACCACGACGGAAACCTTAAACCACTACTCCCTCCAACCGTACAACTACACCCCTCAACAGGCATAACCCTAAACACAACAGGGCTTTTCCACGGACACACATGGCCAGCTAAAAAACTCCTAAACTGCAAAACCCTCATAATGGGCCACGCCCACCCAACAGTTGCCTTCCGCGACTTCCTCGGATTCCGAATAACAACGCCAGTTTGGATAAAAGCCAAATGCAACACCGAAAAGCTGGCAAGCGCATACTTAAAAGGCAAACATATCAAAACAAACACTAACCCCACTGCAATCATCCAAAAAAAATTCAACATAAAACCCAGAGTTAAGCAACTAATCATAATGCCGTGCTTCAACGACTTCCTCGGAGGACGCCCTATCAACAAAAAGCGCGAACGCAAAAGTTACATCGGCCCGATTCTCCGCTCCGAAGCAATAAACAGAGACAAAGCAGAAGTATACATGCTCGATGGAACATTCCTAGGAACCATAGAACAACTTAAAGCGCTAAACTAG
- a CDS encoding Hsp20/alpha crystallin family protein: MSRDENFERWFRRKMRRPFSSGWFFEDIDEMLRDIEEIMNKELKEFTSRIPKGYVRERKLPDGRKIRELGPFVYGYSMTIGPNGKPVIREFGNIQPSKRGPMIKEEREPLVDVVNTDGEVKVVAELPGVNKKDIKLHVLDDILTISVNTPDHKYYKEINLPTEVKPKNAETSYKNGVLEVTLQKTEKRKAKGKSIKIE; the protein is encoded by the coding sequence TTGTCCAGGGACGAAAATTTTGAAAGATGGTTTAGAAGAAAAATGCGACGACCATTCTCCAGTGGATGGTTCTTTGAAGATATAGATGAAATGCTTCGTGACATTGAAGAAATAATGAACAAAGAACTAAAAGAATTCACTTCTCGCATACCAAAAGGCTACGTGAGAGAACGCAAATTGCCAGATGGAAGAAAAATCCGCGAATTAGGCCCCTTCGTATACGGCTACTCCATGACAATCGGCCCCAACGGAAAACCAGTAATAAGAGAATTTGGAAACATCCAACCCAGCAAGCGTGGACCAATGATAAAAGAAGAACGTGAACCTCTAGTCGACGTAGTAAACACAGATGGCGAAGTAAAAGTAGTTGCTGAACTGCCAGGAGTAAACAAAAAAGACATAAAGCTCCACGTTTTGGACGACATACTAACGATTTCTGTTAACACGCCAGATCACAAATACTACAAAGAAATAAATCTGCCGACTGAAGTCAAACCAAAAAACGCAGAGACATCCTATAAAAACGGCGTGTTAGAAGTAACGTTGCAAAAGACTGAAAAGCGCAAAGCAAAGGGAAAATCCATCAAAATAGAGTAA
- a CDS encoding DUF131 domain-containing protein — MIDSTLLSTLGFMLILAGVIVVFIAVIFLLFSSTNGEKKVGGGGAIIIGPFPIVFGTDRRTVKALFVLSIILVVLFLVKIAFSYL; from the coding sequence ATGATTGATTCTACTCTTTTATCGACTTTAGGTTTCATGCTTATTCTAGCAGGAGTCATAGTAGTTTTTATTGCTGTAATTTTTCTGCTTTTTTCGTCAACAAATGGTGAAAAGAAAGTTGGAGGTGGAGGTGCAATTATCATCGGGCCTTTTCCTATAGTCTTTGGAACCGACAGAAGAACTGTGAAAGCGCTTTTTGTTCTATCTATTATTTTGGTGGTGCTTTTCCTCGTCAAAATTGCTTTTAGCTATTTGTAG
- a CDS encoding ribonucleoprotein, producing MNSLEPSKKPLNVLVKQLNSNVNITLKNGVTYKGNMKKCDGHMNIILEGATECRGEKLIANYGSVLVRGNNILYISIEK from the coding sequence GTGAACAGTTTAGAGCCAAGCAAGAAACCCTTGAACGTTTTAGTGAAACAACTAAACAGCAATGTCAACATAACACTGAAAAATGGCGTCACGTATAAAGGTAACATGAAGAAATGTGATGGTCATATGAACATTATTCTAGAAGGTGCCACTGAATGTAGAGGTGAAAAGCTAATCGCCAACTATGGCAGCGTCTTAGTTAGAGGAAATAACATCCTCTACATTTCTATAGAAAAATAG
- a CDS encoding ferritin-like domain-containing protein: MPEDEIMGFFRDQIKLEHHIVESITNSLETVRNPLVKQVLRAIAFDSQKHAGIYKAAMSITTVTPALTDKEYRELEKITAKHIADEEKVISTLGEIMPKIKDKKVKFLLESIAVDERKHHELLNKIMELVVKKEAITEEDWWEILWKNVPFHGTPGG; the protein is encoded by the coding sequence ATGCCGGAAGACGAAATTATGGGATTCTTTAGAGACCAGATTAAATTGGAACATCATATCGTTGAGTCAATCACGAACAGCCTAGAAACAGTGAGAAATCCCTTAGTGAAGCAAGTTTTACGTGCAATAGCTTTTGACTCTCAAAAACATGCCGGAATCTACAAAGCAGCAATGTCCATCACTACAGTCACTCCAGCGTTAACAGACAAAGAATATAGAGAACTTGAAAAGATAACCGCAAAGCACATCGCGGACGAAGAAAAGGTCATATCCACCCTAGGCGAAATTATGCCTAAAATAAAAGACAAGAAAGTCAAGTTTCTACTAGAGTCCATAGCTGTCGACGAAAGAAAACACCATGAACTCCTCAACAAAATCATGGAGTTAGTCGTCAAAAAAGAAGCCATAACAGAAGAAGATTGGTGGGAAATCCTCTGGAAGAACGTTCCATTCCACGGTACACCAGGCGGGTAA
- a CDS encoding undecaprenyl-diphosphate phosphatase, with protein MASFIEAVIFGVIQGLTEWLPMSSSGHLAIAKEFFGWRPPVIFFVLLHVGTLVVIVAFFRRDIVEVLKALVRRNLRSEEGKLGVCVIVGSVPTAVIGYIFQDLFESFFDNLLVVGAALLATGFLLFFSEQREGDKALGFLDSLLVGIAQGTAIIPGISRSGATISIGLLRRVGKETAFRFSFLLSIPAVLGATIAKSGDLNLLIGHGDVIAVVVGVVTSMAVGYLSLKVLRKVVMKKRFHWFALYCWAAGALVIISQML; from the coding sequence ATGGCGTCGTTTATCGAAGCGGTGATTTTTGGGGTAATTCAAGGCTTGACAGAGTGGTTGCCAATGTCTAGCTCGGGGCATTTGGCTATTGCAAAGGAATTTTTTGGTTGGCGACCACCTGTGATTTTTTTTGTTCTTCTTCATGTGGGTACACTTGTTGTGATTGTGGCTTTCTTTCGAAGAGACATTGTAGAGGTTTTGAAGGCGCTTGTTAGGCGAAATTTAAGGTCTGAAGAGGGGAAGCTTGGCGTTTGTGTTATTGTGGGCAGTGTACCTACCGCGGTTATTGGTTACATTTTTCAAGATCTTTTCGAGTCTTTTTTTGACAACTTGCTTGTCGTGGGAGCCGCTCTTTTGGCAACTGGCTTCTTACTTTTCTTCTCAGAACAAAGAGAAGGCGATAAGGCTTTAGGCTTTCTGGACTCGTTGCTTGTAGGAATAGCACAGGGAACCGCTATAATTCCCGGTATTTCAAGGAGCGGAGCCACTATTTCTATAGGGCTACTGCGAAGAGTGGGTAAGGAAACCGCTTTTAGATTCTCTTTTTTATTGTCGATTCCAGCGGTTTTAGGTGCGACTATCGCGAAGTCGGGCGATTTGAATTTATTAATTGGCCACGGAGATGTGATTGCAGTGGTTGTAGGTGTTGTGACATCGATGGCTGTGGGTTACCTATCGCTCAAAGTTTTGCGGAAAGTAGTTATGAAAAAGAGGTTTCACTGGTTTGCGCTTTATTGCTGGGCAGCTGGTGCTTTAGTCATAATTTCTCAAATGCTTTAA
- a CDS encoding endonuclease Q family protein, with the protein MPQKVFCQKCGYVLYNGPDLKPPDEIIQKYDGKCPKCGRKLSSVPIDVEVKPAE; encoded by the coding sequence ATGCCCCAAAAGGTTTTTTGTCAAAAATGCGGTTACGTTTTATATAACGGCCCGGACCTGAAACCGCCAGACGAAATCATACAGAAATACGACGGAAAATGTCCAAAATGCGGCAGAAAACTATCCTCCGTACCCATAGATGTGGAAGTCAAGCCAGCAGAATAG
- the gcvT gene encoding glycine cleavage system aminomethyltransferase GcvT: protein MSKQGQKTHLYKFNAKNGKIVSFAEFEMPIWYKGIIPEHLAVRNNVGIFDVTHMGRVIITGPDAEAFLNYVTTNNVSTLEPLSAHYSTMCNERGGIKDDFVISRQEKEKFFMVYNAANRNKNYQWLTKQATHFNVKIEDMSDNIAMFAVQGPKAQETLQKISTEDLNEIKRFKCGWTKLAGLEAFISRTGYTGEDGFEVFIWNTPVSNPEKAVKAWNTILEAGNEFLIEPCGLGARDTLRLEAGMCLYGNDIDENTTPLEARISFVVKLKKENFIGKEALLKQKAEGVKKKRICLKMLGPGIPRPKHEISKDGEKIGYLTSGTFSPLLKYGIAMAYVQTEHAIQGETVNVKIRNKQAKAEIVKSPFYDPNRYGHARKH, encoded by the coding sequence TTGAGTAAGCAAGGACAAAAGACCCACCTCTACAAGTTTAACGCCAAAAACGGTAAAATAGTCTCCTTCGCAGAGTTTGAAATGCCAATTTGGTACAAAGGCATAATTCCAGAACATTTGGCGGTAAGAAACAACGTTGGTATTTTCGACGTAACTCACATGGGAAGAGTAATAATCACCGGACCTGACGCCGAAGCATTCCTCAACTACGTAACAACAAACAACGTCTCCACCCTAGAACCCCTAAGCGCCCACTACTCAACCATGTGCAACGAAAGAGGCGGAATAAAAGACGACTTCGTCATCTCACGACAAGAAAAAGAAAAATTCTTCATGGTATACAACGCCGCTAACAGAAACAAAAACTATCAATGGCTAACAAAACAAGCAACCCACTTCAACGTAAAAATAGAAGACATGTCAGACAACATAGCCATGTTCGCAGTCCAAGGACCCAAAGCCCAAGAAACGCTACAGAAAATTTCCACCGAAGACCTAAACGAAATTAAACGATTCAAATGCGGCTGGACAAAACTCGCAGGCCTTGAAGCTTTCATTTCAAGAACAGGCTACACAGGCGAAGACGGATTCGAAGTGTTCATCTGGAACACTCCCGTTTCAAACCCGGAAAAAGCAGTAAAAGCGTGGAACACAATTCTTGAAGCGGGAAACGAATTTCTCATTGAGCCTTGCGGCTTAGGCGCCAGAGACACTTTAAGACTAGAAGCTGGCATGTGCCTCTATGGCAACGACATTGACGAAAACACTACGCCCCTAGAAGCGAGAATAAGTTTTGTGGTGAAGCTGAAAAAAGAAAATTTCATAGGCAAGGAAGCCCTGCTCAAACAGAAAGCTGAAGGAGTAAAGAAAAAGCGTATTTGTCTAAAAATGCTTGGACCTGGAATTCCACGCCCCAAGCATGAAATCTCTAAAGACGGGGAGAAAATAGGTTATCTGACAAGCGGAACCTTCTCGCCTCTATTAAAGTACGGCATCGCTATGGCCTATGTCCAAACGGAGCATGCAATTCAAGGTGAAACAGTAAACGTAAAGATAAGAAATAAACAGGCAAAAGCTGAGATAGTCAAATCACCATTCTACGACCCCAATCGATATGGTCACGCAAGAAAACACTGA